The following coding sequences are from one Cryptococcus deuterogattii R265 chromosome 1, complete sequence window:
- a CDS encoding translocation protein SEC63 has translation MPGISYDDSGSLASYFGVTCLTLILIPWTLSTLRPKKTKTAKPLCPCSACQQAPARVEKLQQSSRRSAGTKRIFLLLSAWALLGYLVYSLVTAPKVQGGTVYNPFEILGLSSSATEKQIKKHYKKLSLQFHPDKLKLAEGQTMEEAEEKYIELTKAYKSLTDETTRENLAKYGNPDGPQQREDRIAIPQWIVEGSNGLWVLALYGLVLGGGIPWVVGRWWFTQRRLTRDNILNATAERFFHSLAEDTDFTNLIALLAGSLEVAAVVGGNKVSKKVKKAKQSKIEELEAKINEVKEQNGIEEDPLMKVTSRVGVTSGADRRARALIWAHLLRIDLDDAEMHNDQLAVLRVLPPLLNAITNIALAHNWLSVSLRCIQLQPALVQAMPPSVSPLAQLPGFSFEEGFEQQITKKAEGDKWLEKWVRVREGSDEAFEVAKYWPRLEVIDAEFKVDDSKIVTPGSIVSLIAKVRYVYPTTALSSRAKPVPMLPKSEPAKLEKEKEENEEAKLVEEVKEAVKEVNEKDEKPTVKEVQEKIVEKKEAKEVVNGFAHAPRWPQLRKPHYYFLLGDTKLNKVIVPPIKITDIPLPSPDGTPSEPKKINLQFQAPPQVNLYSFVAHLRSDTYLGEDIQVPIMLKVEEPPSETESDAGDDISEPDEDTLAGQMAMMRGENVKPSKVHGGEYDSEEDSDDVADASDDESSSDDQGPTRARAYNEDSSDSD, from the exons ATGCCAGGCATATCTTATGATGACTCCGGCTCATTAGCAAGCTACTTTGGAGTCACCTGTCTtactctcatcctcatcccctgGACACTCTCGACCCTCAGGCCTAAAAAGACAA AGACAGCCAAGCCATTATGTCCTTGTTCAGCATGTCAACAGGCTCCTGCTCGTGTTGAAAAGCTGCAGCAATCATCCCGTCGGTCGGCCGGTACCAAGCgtatcttcctcttgctctcAGCATGGGCGTTACTCGGTTACCTTGTATATAGCTTGGTAACAGCCCCCAAGGTGCAAGGCGGCACTGTCTACAACCCGTTCGAGATCCTTGGATTGAGCAGCTCAGCGACTGAGAAACAGATCAAGAAGCATTACAAGAAGCTGTCTTTGCAATT CCACCCTGATAAGCTTAAGCTTGCCGAGGGTCAAAccatggaagaagcagaggagaaATACATTGAACTCACCAAAGCGTACAAATCGCTAACGGACGAAACAACTCGAGAGAATCTCGCCAAGTATGGTAATCCTGATGGACCTCAACAGAGAGAAGACAGGATTGCTATCCCGCAATGGATTGTCGAAGGATCAAACGGTCTTTGGGTATTGGCTTTGTATGGGCTAGTTCTTGGTGGCGGTATTCCTTGGGTCGTT GGTCGATGGTGGTTCACTCAACGGCGGCTCACTCGAGACAACATTCTTAATGCCACTGCGGAAcgcttcttccactccctCGCCGAAGACACCGACTTTACCAACCTCATCGCCCTTCTGGCTGGTTCCCTCGAAGTCGCTGCTGTTGTCGGTGGCAACAAGGTCAGCAAGAAGGTTAAAAAGGCCAAGCAAAGTAAAattgaagagttggaagcCAAGATCAATGAGGTCAAAGAGCAGAACGGCATTGAGGAGGATCCTTTGATGAAGGTAACTAGCAGGGTGGGAGTGACAAGCGGTGCTGATAGGAGGGCGAGAGCATTGATCTGGGCTCATCTATTGAGAATTGACCTTGATGACGCCGAGATGCACAATG ACCAACTTGCCGTTTTGCgtgttcttcctcctttgctcAACGCGATCACCAACATTGCCCTTGCTCACAACTGGCTTTCCGTCTCCCTCAGATGTATTCAACTTCAGCCTGCGCTGGTTCAGGCTATGCCTCCTTCtgtctctcctcttgcccAACTTCCGGGATTcagctttgaagaaggattcGAGCAGCAAATCACCAAAAAGGCTGAGGGCGACAAATGGTTGGAGAAGTGGGTCAGGGTTAGGGAAGGATCTGATGAAGCTTTCGAAGTGGCAAAGTACTGGCCGAGATTGGAAGTAATTGATGCCGAATTCAAGGTGGATGATTCCAAGATCGTCACACCCGGCTCTATTGTCTCTCTGATCGCCAAGGTCCGATACGTCTACCCGACCACCGCTCTCTCCTCCAGGGCAAAGCCTGTTCCTATGCTTCCCAAGTCGGAACCCGCTaagttggaaaaggaaaaggaggagaacgAAGAAGCGAAATTAGTTGAGGAGGTAAAGGAGGCGGTGAAGGAGGTAaatgagaaggatgaaaagccTACGGTGAAGGAAGTGCAGGAAAAGATCgtggagaaaaaagaagcaaaagaagtaGTGAATGGCTTTGCTCACGCACCTCGGTGGCCTCAG TTACGCAAGCCACACTACTATTTTCTCTTGGGAGATACTAAACTCAACAAAGTCATTGTGCCCCCTATCAAAATCACCGacatccctcttccttctcctgatGGCACACCGTCAGAGCCCAAGAAAATCAACTTACAATTTCAAGCCCCTCCTCAGGTCAACCTGTACTCCTTTGTGGCGCACCTGAGAAGCGACACCTACCTTGGCGAGGACATTCAGGTGCCAATCATGCtcaaggtggaggagcCTCCCTCGGAAACAGAGTCTGATGCGGGTGACGACATTTCGGAGCCAGATGAGGATACGCTTGCGGGGcagatggcgatgatgaggggAGAAAATGTCAAACCATCCAAGGTACATGGTGGAGAGTATGacagtgaagaagacagtGATGATGTAGCTGATGCGAGTGATGACGAGAGTTCGAGTGATGATCAAGGGCcgacaagggcaagggctTATAATGAGGATAGTAGTGATAGCGATTAG
- a CDS encoding cytochrome c oxidase subunit 6a — protein MFRLAARAVRPATRGFATSAAAGENEFVARRAAIRQHAAETTDLWRKISFYVCIPGIVVGALWTYKVESAHAEHLAHSDEDLSQRPVYPYMNVRVKPFPWGMQSLFFNPKVNIPAGPAE, from the exons ATGTTCCGACTTGCTGCCCGTGCTGTCCGCCCCGCTACTAGGGGCTTCGCTACCTCTGCTGCCGCCGGCGAGAATGAGTTCGTCGCCAGGAGGGCCGCCATTAGGCAACACGCTGCTG AGACCACTGACCTCTGGCGAAAGATCTCTTTCTACGTCTGCATCCCCGGTATCGTCGTCGGTGCTCTCTGGACTTACAAGGTTGAATCCGCCCACGCCGAGCACCT TGCTCACAGCGATGAGGATCTTTCTCAAAGGCCCGTCTACCCCTACATGAACGTGCGAGTCAAGCCCTTCCCCTGGGGTATGCAgtccctcttcttcaac CCCAAGGTTAACATCCCCGCTGGTCCCGCCGAGTAA
- a CDS encoding peroxin-3 (genome sequence mistake), translated as MLYLLTSSQLSILARNTYLNDLASENSLAKGISDLRGGQSHDNEDEYDEDDDYQTPRRNASEATLTGLSAERPSKKDSKKTTGWFSSFTIESMGLTEFVENHTSFIPNPVDYLPGTVASYLPSFLFSHRGDGQKNQAQRIGEVQAAEMARQRRIEEEEAERLFLSYSWWLLNEGWKGVAERVDQAVGKAFGSMLLKKELSLQDWEKAIKEVRAQVEMDEATESGPKLFDFTPFLLPLNPQTSLRAPFPHNPSDHSSHLVSLFDETLSHLRSADGRYLLEKGITTLTKSLCNSLREECYAAETNSQSQSGFELEGRKKRLAECLPVVSRWGKNIWESVPDSGVEEMLAVPEFEGFAAIIFGDWAGK; from the exons ATGCTCTATCTCCTCACCTCTTCCCAGCTATCCATCCTCGCGCGGAATACTTATCTTAATGACCTCGCATCTGAAAATTCCCTCGCCAAGGGAATTTCTGATCTTCGCGGAGGGCAAAGCCACGATAATGAAGACGAatatgatgaggacgacgatTATCAGACTCCCAGACGTAACGCCTCAGAAGCTACTCTCACAGGACTTTCTGCCGAACGCCCATCGAAAAAAGACAGCAAAAAGACTACTGGCTggttctcttccttcaccatTGAATCAATGGGTCTCACCGAGTTCGTTGAAAATCATacttccttcatccccaaTCCCGTCGATTACCTTCCTGGTACAGTGGCTTCTTATCTCCCCTCTTTCTTATTTAGCCATCGGGGAGATGGCCAGAAAAACCAGGCCCAGAGGATCGGCGAGGTTCAAGCCGCTGAGATGGcaaggcaaaggaggattgaagaggaagaggctgagagGTTATTTTTGAGTTATTCGTGGTGGTTGTTGAatgaagggtggaaaggtGTTGCGGAGAGGGTTGACCAGGCTGTCGGAAAAGCGTTTGGATC AATGTTGCTAAAGAAGGAGTTGAGTCTGCAGGATTGGGAAAAGGCGATCAAAGAAGTCCGGGCACAAgtagagatggatgaagcCACAGAATCTGGACCAAAGCTGTTTGA CTTCACCCCGTTCCTATTACCCCTCAACCCGCAAACATCCCTACGAGCTCCTTTCCCACATAATCCATCTGACCACTCTTCTCACCTTGTCTCGCTTTTTGACGAAACCCTCAGTCATCTTCGCTCTGCTGACGGACGCTATCtcttggagaagggtaTAACCACCTTGACTAAGAGTTTATGCAACAGTCTTAGGGAAGAATGCTACGCCGCTGAAACAAACTCACAATCTCAGAGCGGGTTCGagttggaaggaagaaagaagcgaTTAGCGGAATGTTTGCCAGTGGTTAGTAGGTGGGGTAAAAATATATGGGAGAGTGTGCCAGATAGCGGGGTCGAGGAGATGTTGGCCGTACCAGAGTTTGAGGGCTTTGCAGCTATTATCTTTGGCGACTGGGCCGGAAAATAG